One window of Planctomycetia bacterium genomic DNA carries:
- a CDS encoding peptidylprolyl isomerase produces MLHFALLWLFVGLQGIPAPEGVKVAEERLVLKTPAGVIVIALYPEVAPQSVAQMLKLAREGIFDGICIPRIAPGFLLQFSAAELDRQPVLPASLRTLIRPLPAEFSKLKHVRGMVNLGRLDGDVNSATTSFCILLGDAPHLDGKYTIFGHVEYGMDVVEEILNAPRDGTHPLERIDIDKVEVLTGSDLRNYPPPRVKAVFSSKAQSTAPLSAEQVARGAMERQGLLTIGIFLMIVCSLINVFVPKLRPGQMQTLNLTIVLIGAFLVVALLQPLSLDLFHTPGGTKLGHGVAIVIFFGLLGVFRLMSRFESAS; encoded by the coding sequence ATGCTACACTTCGCCCTGCTTTGGCTATTCGTGGGATTGCAGGGAATACCCGCACCGGAGGGTGTCAAGGTAGCCGAGGAACGACTGGTTTTGAAAACACCAGCCGGGGTGATTGTTATTGCGTTGTACCCGGAGGTAGCACCTCAATCGGTTGCTCAGATGCTGAAATTGGCACGCGAGGGTATTTTTGATGGAATCTGCATACCACGCATTGCTCCCGGGTTTCTGCTCCAGTTCAGTGCAGCAGAACTGGATCGCCAGCCAGTTCTGCCTGCAAGCCTGAGAACACTGATCAGGCCGTTGCCTGCAGAGTTCAGCAAGCTCAAACATGTGCGAGGAATGGTCAATCTTGGACGGCTCGACGGAGATGTGAACAGCGCTACTACTTCGTTCTGTATTCTTCTGGGTGATGCACCTCACCTGGATGGAAAGTACACCATTTTTGGACATGTCGAGTATGGCATGGATGTCGTGGAGGAGATTCTGAATGCTCCACGCGATGGTACGCATCCTCTCGAACGAATCGACATCGATAAAGTGGAGGTGCTGACGGGTAGCGATCTGCGGAATTATCCACCACCTCGTGTTAAAGCTGTATTCAGTTCGAAGGCGCAAAGTACAGCCCCGCTGAGCGCTGAGCAGGTTGCACGTGGTGCCATGGAAAGGCAGGGGCTATTAACCATTGGTATTTTTCTGATGATCGTCTGTTCACTGATCAATGTCTTTGTTCCAAAACTGCGCCCCGGACAAATGCAGACACTGAACCTGACGATCGTATTGATTGGAGCTTTTTTAGTTGTTGCCCTCCTTCAGCCACTCAGTCTTGATTTGTTTCATACACCGGGTGGAACCAAGCTTGGCCATGGAGTAGCCATCGTCATCTTTTTCGGTTTACTGGGAGTGTTCCGGCTGATGAGTCGTTTTGAAAGTGCATCCTGA
- a CDS encoding pilus assembly protein: protein MRRPSQNKHRAGVAVVETAVLLLPIFIFTLFGVWEVGRLLQTHQIVSNAAREGSRQASTGQRTSSTNHPELPFNADYEVQKAVENYLRNSGLPLTDSGGATVFTVRVQNVSKGLTADYPTGTTPAQDPVSSSVQDINNGNDVLLVTVTYPYSMVRWSPGQFFVPNNRMISITSRWYSLKDIPIVVDTNIPGAPIP, encoded by the coding sequence ATGCGTCGTCCATCACAAAATAAACACCGCGCTGGAGTTGCAGTAGTTGAAACTGCAGTTCTTCTGCTGCCTATTTTTATCTTCACGCTGTTTGGGGTCTGGGAAGTTGGTCGTCTATTGCAGACGCATCAGATTGTATCCAATGCAGCCAGAGAAGGTTCCAGGCAGGCTTCTACTGGGCAAAGAACCTCCAGCACGAATCACCCTGAACTGCCTTTCAATGCAGACTACGAAGTTCAAAAGGCTGTAGAGAACTATCTTCGCAATTCAGGTTTGCCTCTAACTGACTCAGGCGGTGCAACCGTTTTCACGGTTCGTGTGCAAAATGTTTCTAAAGGTCTGACTGCAGATTATCCCACTGGCACAACGCCTGCACAGGACCCGGTATCCAGTAGTGTGCAGGATATCAATAATGGCAATGATGTGTTGCTGGTAACGGTAACCTATCCCTACAGCATGGTGCGGTGGTCGCCTGGACAATTTTTTGTTCCCAATAACCGGATGATTTCCATTACATCACGCTGGTACAGTCTGAAAGATATCCCCATTGTGGTGGATACCAATATCCCCGGGGCACCTATTCCATAA
- a CDS encoding ABC transporter ATP-binding protein, with protein sequence MQQAGKTYRRWIGQPRQLEALSNATLQVNQGEVFALVGPNRAGKTTLVKLLLSLCKPTSGSVVRWGVPSSDRTTLSRIGYVHENQAFPRYLSASSLLQYYGTLTYLTEDVLEKRIPQLLQQVGLARRSQEPIRAFSKGMVQRLALAQALLNDPDLLVLDEPTEGLDQDGRQMVHDVVLEMKQRGKTILLVSHVLHDIEQLCDRLGVLINGRFAYLGTMKDFRKDPTNGMDRTLAEALKPLYAQQQL encoded by the coding sequence CTGCAGCAAGCTGGCAAGACCTATCGTCGCTGGATAGGCCAACCGAGGCAGTTGGAAGCATTATCCAATGCAACACTGCAGGTGAACCAGGGTGAAGTTTTTGCGCTGGTTGGTCCCAATCGAGCAGGCAAAACAACTCTTGTCAAACTGCTGCTCAGCCTTTGTAAGCCTACTTCAGGTTCGGTTGTGCGCTGGGGTGTTCCTTCGTCAGATCGTACGACACTCTCGCGAATTGGTTATGTCCATGAGAACCAGGCATTCCCGCGCTATCTCTCTGCCAGTTCATTGTTGCAGTATTATGGCACACTGACGTATTTGACTGAGGATGTACTCGAAAAGCGTATTCCGCAATTGTTGCAGCAGGTAGGCCTGGCTCGGCGCAGCCAGGAACCCATTCGTGCCTTCAGCAAAGGTATGGTGCAGCGTCTGGCATTAGCTCAGGCGCTCCTCAACGATCCTGATCTTCTGGTACTGGATGAACCAACAGAAGGACTGGATCAGGATGGGAGACAAATGGTGCACGATGTGGTGCTGGAAATGAAGCAGCGAGGTAAAACAATACTTCTGGTGTCGCATGTACTTCACGATATTGAACAGCTATGCGACCGGCTGGGCGTTCTGATCAATGGACGGTTTGCCTACCTGGGTACCATGAAGGACTTCCGGAAAGATCCGACAAATGGTATGGACCGTACCCTTGCAGAAGCCTTGAAACCTCTATATGCGCAACAACAATTATGA
- a CDS encoding pilus assembly protein — translation MRLAQLKYRKRRGGYTLEMAFMLPLVLLFLFAILEYGRYVMTRNQLENAVREAARVAAARTNDRTTAEITAIVNNYMALYNVQVSSPVVAVFKADPVTKTPLDANDIPTVIANAPFNNAKFGQGICVQVTGTYNTLFGGIALNQQTSARIGASFPVNVFSIMYSEGN, via the coding sequence ATGCGATTAGCACAGTTAAAATACAGGAAACGACGAGGTGGGTATACGCTTGAAATGGCGTTTATGCTTCCACTGGTTTTGCTGTTTCTCTTTGCCATTCTGGAATATGGCCGATATGTGATGACCCGCAATCAATTGGAAAATGCGGTTCGTGAAGCAGCACGAGTTGCTGCAGCACGCACGAATGATCGTACAACTGCGGAGATCACGGCCATCGTCAATAATTACATGGCACTCTACAACGTGCAGGTAAGCTCACCTGTGGTTGCGGTATTCAAAGCGGATCCTGTAACCAAAACACCACTGGATGCCAATGATATTCCAACCGTGATTGCCAATGCCCCGTTTAACAATGCCAAGTTCGGTCAGGGAATCTGTGTGCAGGTGACCGGGACTTACAACACTCTTTTCGGTGGCATTGCATTAAATCAACAGACGAGTGCCAGAATTGGCGCTTCGTTTCCGGTGAACGTCTTTTCCATCATGTACAGTGAAGGAAACTAG
- a CDS encoding trypsin-like peptidase domain-containing protein, translating into MRIRRYVQCLFMVLISVAGTVLILHGPQWIAPAAAQQSGLGVDTTELSPEEANNVRIYQQSNRGVVNITTRSVQQDDIFMMSMPREGSGSGAVLDKQGHIVTNFHVIEEARQIVVNLYDGSSYRAELVGVDPNNELAVLKISAPEAKLYPIPWGDSSKMLVGMRVYALGNPFGLERTLTLGIVSSLNRTLKTDTRRTIRGVIQTDAAINPGNSGGPLLNRKGEIIGINTAIVTRSGQSAGIGLAIPSNNAQRIVADLIKHGRIQRADLGINAVYETERGLLIAQLNPNGAAAQAGLRGPQERIERRNGLILRGIDRSKADFIIKIDGRKVRTLDDLLSYVETKKAGDTVQLSIIRDGQPEEIPVQLEWNN; encoded by the coding sequence ATGCGCATTCGAAGATATGTGCAGTGCTTGTTTATGGTTCTGATCAGTGTTGCAGGCACTGTATTGATATTACATGGTCCTCAATGGATAGCTCCTGCGGCAGCCCAGCAGTCTGGTTTGGGAGTTGATACCACGGAGTTATCGCCGGAAGAGGCTAACAATGTCCGTATTTATCAGCAGTCCAATCGTGGCGTAGTCAATATTACGACCCGCAGTGTGCAACAGGATGATATATTCATGATGTCGATGCCTCGTGAAGGCTCCGGTTCCGGTGCTGTGCTTGATAAACAGGGGCATATTGTCACCAACTTCCATGTCATTGAAGAAGCCCGCCAGATTGTTGTGAATCTGTACGATGGCAGCTCTTATCGAGCTGAACTGGTAGGTGTTGATCCTAATAATGAGCTGGCTGTGCTGAAGATTAGTGCACCGGAAGCTAAGTTATATCCCATTCCCTGGGGTGATTCATCAAAGATGCTGGTTGGGATGCGCGTCTATGCACTAGGAAATCCCTTTGGTCTGGAACGTACGCTGACATTAGGAATCGTCAGTAGTTTGAATCGCACGTTGAAAACTGATACTCGACGCACTATTCGAGGCGTTATTCAGACCGATGCAGCCATCAATCCAGGCAATTCTGGTGGGCCGCTTCTCAATCGCAAGGGCGAAATCATTGGCATCAATACAGCGATTGTGACACGATCAGGGCAGAGTGCCGGTATTGGACTAGCTATTCCTTCCAATAATGCCCAGCGAATTGTTGCTGACCTCATCAAGCATGGACGTATTCAGCGGGCAGATCTGGGGATCAATGCTGTCTATGAGACTGAACGCGGCTTACTGATTGCACAACTGAATCCGAACGGTGCTGCTGCTCAAGCTGGACTACGCGGTCCGCAGGAACGGATCGAACGTCGCAATGGACTGATACTTCGAGGAATAGATCGTTCCAAAGCGGATTTCATCATCAAAATTGATGGTCGTAAAGTTCGCACCTTGGACGATCTGCTTTCCTATGTTGAAACTAAGAAAGCAGGAGACACTGTGCAGCTTTCTATCATTCGCGATGGGCAGCCTGAAGAAATACCAGTGCAGTTGGAATGGAACAACTGA
- a CDS encoding ABC transporter permease subunit, producing the protein MYEAVQQNEFSPQAWRAFTALIADTYRQAHASAVLWIMLTVTLVGFLLCLSVSMEGFMTLGPKEEAPEFLPPDAPALYMVNDVVMYLGGIGSLFPALGQSHMRDTFFRREATRTGVIRAEGKLYLGFGMIEVARTRQASDAVRFLEVLLATTMAGMVGMVLAIIWTAGFLPTFLEPGAASVLLVKPVPRWQLLIGKYLGVVIFVGVQVSLFVLLTWLALGWRTGVWDFPYLFTVPVMTLQFAIFYSFSVMLAVITRNTVACAFGTLLFFAACIVMNTARHSLVIHAGEPGYLAHVPLMVEAGYWFLPKPVDLVILLSSSLDAANYFQQMFEYHALHQRAGFSATMSILASCLFMVASLWIGAVQFNDVDY; encoded by the coding sequence ATGTACGAAGCAGTTCAACAGAATGAATTTTCACCGCAAGCCTGGCGTGCCTTTACTGCTTTGATTGCGGATACTTATCGCCAGGCACATGCGTCGGCAGTTCTCTGGATCATGCTGACGGTCACGCTGGTCGGATTTCTACTTTGCCTGAGTGTCAGCATGGAAGGGTTTATGACACTAGGTCCCAAAGAAGAAGCACCTGAATTTCTTCCACCCGATGCCCCGGCGCTCTATATGGTGAACGATGTTGTGATGTATCTTGGTGGGATAGGCTCACTATTCCCGGCACTGGGTCAGTCGCACATGCGAGATACCTTCTTTCGTCGGGAAGCAACCCGTACGGGTGTCATTCGTGCTGAAGGAAAGCTGTATCTGGGTTTCGGCATGATCGAAGTAGCACGCACCCGCCAAGCGAGCGATGCGGTCCGTTTTCTGGAGGTGTTGCTGGCTACCACCATGGCAGGCATGGTCGGAATGGTGCTGGCTATTATCTGGACTGCAGGTTTCCTGCCAACTTTTTTGGAGCCTGGTGCAGCTTCAGTGCTACTGGTCAAACCGGTGCCACGCTGGCAACTGCTGATCGGAAAATATCTGGGAGTGGTGATTTTCGTTGGTGTTCAGGTATCGCTCTTTGTTCTTCTGACATGGCTGGCTCTGGGTTGGCGTACTGGAGTCTGGGATTTTCCTTATCTTTTCACTGTTCCAGTCATGACATTGCAGTTTGCCATTTTTTACAGCTTCTCAGTGATGCTTGCAGTTATTACTCGTAACACCGTAGCCTGTGCGTTTGGCACGCTGCTGTTTTTTGCAGCATGCATAGTCATGAACACCGCCCGCCATTCACTGGTCATTCATGCCGGCGAACCGGGATACCTGGCTCATGTTCCTTTGATGGTGGAAGCTGGTTATTGGTTTTTACCCAAGCCAGTTGACCTGGTCATTCTATTGTCAAGCTCTCTCGATGCTGCCAACTACTTCCAGCAGATGTTTGAGTACCATGCACTGCATCAACGCGCAGGATTCTCAGCAACGATGTCGATCCTGGCATCCTGCCTGTTTATGGTTGCCAGTCTGTGGATTGGTGCTGTACAGTTCAATGATGTAGATTATTAA